TATCGAATGGATCCCTGGGCTCCGAAATGAGCTCCACCATTTTCTGGGCAGAACACAGCATCCTCATGGTATTGGGAACGGCTTTAGGCATTCCTGTTGAGCCAGAGGTAAAAAGGATTTTCGCAAGTGTGTCTGGACCTACAGTTGCTCGCGCTTTGGCAACTGCATCAACATTCAAATCGGACAGAAGATCATCGAATACCAGACCTCCATGCAGAACGCCGGTGACCGTTACAATCTGATCTCTCCGATCACTTAGAGCATTAATTGCCTTTGAAAACAGATCACCATCCTCAGCAAAGATCATTTTTGGGTCAACTAGATCCGCCGCGTATTTCAACCGTTCGAAATCACCGCTCATGAGAGAGAAAGAAGGCGATAAAGGCGCAATAGGAACTCCAATTTGCATAGCCCCCATCGTCAGAAGTGCGTGCGCAAAGCTGTTTGTCGATAGGATGAGAATGGGTGTTTCTTTTGAATAGCCGTTGTTGAGCAGCCATGTACTGATCCGATCCGCTTTATCAACAGCGTCCCGATACGACAGTTCCGGCCAATCACCCTCTGCGCGGCACTGTACCAAACATGCCCGATCTGGCACCTCCTCAGCAGATTTCAGCCAATAATTGGCAATGTTATCCTCGTATTCTCCGATTGCAATGTTACTCACAATAAGATAAGAGCCATCTTTCGTTTTTTGAACGGAGATGTCTGGCTTTGGTCTTTCGAGTGGCCGAAATAGGACTTGGCTATTCATACCGGTCGCGTCTCCCCCAATTTTTTAGTTCAGTTTTTATAGGCTGACTGGTAGTCTTTTTGCGATATTGACAAAATGTCACAAGAAATACCAGCGTCAGCTGTAAAAAAAAATAATAAGGGGTAAAAGCCACATGACGGATGCACTGGAGGGGAAGCCAGCAACCGATCGTGCGAGCAAGCGTAAGGCAGAAAAAAGAGGGAGACTGCTGGCAGCTGCTCGTAAACTGTTTATTCAGCGGGGTTATCATGAAACCCGCCCTCAGGACATTGCAAAAGCTGCCGATGTCGCTCATGGCACCTTCTACAGTCATTTTCATGACAAGCGTGAGATTTTTCTCGCCTTCGCCAGTGAAGCTCAGGAAGATCTGCACGAGTTCGTCACAGCACGCATTCCCCAAGTTGATAGCTTTGAGGAATATATCCATTTCTCACTTAACGCCATTCAAGAGTTCGCGGAACAAAATCCGGGTTTACTGCGATCTGCGCTGGTTGATACCAAGGTTTTTGATCCGACTGATTCCACCAGTAAATTTGTGCGAAGCAAATTTGCATCAGGCTTTATCAAAATCCTGATGCGGGCCAAAACCCAGGATGAGCTTTATGATGATGTCGACCCTGAGCTGATGGGACATGCGATGATGGGATTGATCCAGTCATCTGCCCCACAAGCCTACCGCATGGGCAAAAGCCGTGAAGAATTTGTAGAATTATTGGCAAATTTCCTTATTCGGGCAATGGTGAAAAACCCGAAGAAAGCTTAGTTGCTCCACGGCGTATGCGGCCCCTGCCCCTTTCCACCCGATGGGTTTGAAGAAGGGACTGATGTCCGACCACTTGCTGGTTTTTGAGTACTTTTCCGGGCTCCACGCCTAAAAGATTTTGCCAACTCCATGAGACGGGCAACCCGATTTTCTGTTGAAGGATGGGTTGAAAAGAGATTATCGGCCCCTTTTCCATGAAGTGGATTGATAATAAACAGACTAGCAGATGCAGGGTTTTGCTCAGCAGTCACATTTTCAATCCTTGAGGCTCCATTTTGAAGTTTTACAAGTGCACTCGCCAGCCATTCAGGGTTTCCACAAATTTCCCCGCCCGCTTTGTCAGCAGAGTACTCACGTGTTCGACTGATCGCCATTTGAACCAACATCGCAGCGATCGGCGCCAAAATTACCATGGCCAGAGTTCCAATAATTCCAAGATTATTGTTCCGGTTTCCTCCGAAGAAGAGAGCAAAATTGGCCAACATACTAATGGCACCCGCAATGGTCGCTGTCACCGTCATGATCAAGGTATCCCGATTGCGCACATGAGCCAACTCATGCGCCATGACACCTGCCAACTCCTCCCGGCTCATCATATTTAGCAAACCGGTTGTTGCTGCAACTGCAGCATTTTCGGGATTTCGCCCCGTTGCAAAAGCATTTGGTTGTGGGTTCTCCATAATATAGACCCGGGGCATTGGTAATTCTGCTCTCATGGCGAGTTGTCTAACCAAGCCGACAAATTCAGGGGCGTCGGCCTCGCTGACTTCCCGCGCGCCATACATTCGCAGAACCATCTTGTCGGAATTCCAGTAGGCGAAACCGTTCATGGCGATTGCAATTACAAGCGCGATCAACATACCGCCTTCACCACCGACAGCAAAACCAACGCCTAGAAAAAGGGCGGTAATACCCGCAATTAAGATACCTGTTTTGAAGAAATTCATTGAGCTCTAGCCCCGCCAAAAACCATGACTGAGAAATAAGAATTCTGCTATGGAGATTCAATAGAGAGGCTCACGCGAAGCAGGTCCAACTAATCTCGGCCGCAAACATCTACCTAACCGGTTAAACTTAACTTGCCTTAATTTTTCCCAAAGTCGGTCTTAAGCCTGCCATTTATTAATTCTAAATGTAAAGTTCCCTTTGCAAAGCACTGACATATATAAATGTAAAGGGAGTTCGAGTAGTCACTCGGAGGCGTTCTGTGCTCCCGCATTGCACAGAGGAAAACGGCAGGTCCCCCACCTGCCGTTTTCTATTTCAAACAATTTTATTTAGCTGCTCAGCTTGGCCTTGATCGCTTCAACGGCCTCATTGCCTTTGGAGGCATCCGGTCCACCTGCCTGAGCCATGTCAGGACGGCCACCGCCACCTTTACCGCCCAGTGCCTCAGAGCCCACACGGACAAGATCAACCGCACTAACTTGCCCGGTCAAATCATCTGTCACACCAACAACAATTGAAGCCTTACCATCATTAGCTGCAATGAGAACAATAACACCGGATTTAATCTGGGCTTTGATCTCATCTGCCATAGGCTTCAGATCTTTTGGCGGGACACCCTCAAGCACACGAGCAACAAATGTGTTACCACCCACAGTTTCAGTCGGTTGCTCAACAGCGCCCGCTCCACCGGTTGCCAGCTTTTTGCGAGTTTCCTTGAGTTCTTTTTCAAGCTTCTTACGCTCTTCCAGCAAACCACTGACACGCGCTGTCAGCTCTTGAGGAGAAGACTTCAGAGCACCCGCAGCTTCAGTAAGCAGCTGTTCCCGCTCATTCACGTAATCGAGCGCAGCTGCACCAGCCACAGCTTCAATTCGACGCACGCCTGCAGCCAAGCCACCTTCGGATACAATTTTGAAAAACCCAATGTCACCCGTCCGGTTCACATGAGTTCCGCCGCAAAGTTCGGTGGAATAGTTTTTACCCTTACCCTTGGATGGCTCAGGTCCCCCCATGGAGACTACCCGGACCTCATCTCCATATTTTTCTCCAAAGAGCGCCATAGCTCCTGCTTTGATTGCCTCTTCTGGTGTTGTCAGATGAACTTCAACATCCGCATTCAGACGAATGCGATCGTTGACATCTTTCTCGACCAGCCGCAATTCTTCAAACGTGACCGGTTTTGGGTGAGCAATATCAAACCGCAACTTGTCTTCGGCAACCAAAGAGCCTTTCTGCGTTACATGATCTCCAAGATGTTGGCGCAGGGCTTCATGCAGCAAGTGTGTTGCTGAATGATGGGCTTTCAGACGAGCACGCCGGTCTTTTTTCACCTGCGTATCGACAACATCACCGACTTTAACTGTACCACTCAAAACCTTACCAATATGCACAAACAGGTTTTCTTTTTTCTGAGTATCGGTGATATCGATTTTGAAGCCACTGTCATTCACCAGATCGCCGCAATCCCCTTCCTGACCACCGGACTCAGCATAGAATGCGGTTTGGTTCAGGATCACCATTACGTCATCCCCTTCAGTCACAGAAGGAACCTCTTTCCCATCAACAATGAGAGCCTGCACCTGGCCTTCAGCAGATTCTGTCTGATATCCTAAGAATTCAGTCGCACTGAGTTTGTCACTGAGATCAAACCAAAGCTTGTCAGTAGCTGCATCACCAGATCCAGACCAAGCGGCACGAGCCGCTTCTTTCTGTTTGGTCATGGCCGCATCAAAACCGGCCTCATCCAGCTCACGCCCCTGCCCGCGAAGAATGTCTTTGGTAAGATCAAGCGGGAAGCCATAAGTATCATAAAGCTTGAAGGCTACATCACCGGAGAGAGCTTCACTGCTACCAAGCTTGTCCGTTGCATCTTCTAGCAACTTCAGACCACGGCCAAGAGTTTCCTTAAACCGGGTTTCTTCTGTTTTTAGTGTTTCTGTAATCAGAGATTGAGCCCGTTCCAGTTCTTGGAATGCGGCGCCCATTTCATCAACCAATGTTGGGACCAATTTCCAGATCATGGGATCCTTTGCACCCAGAAGGTGGGCATGGCGCATGGCCCGGCGCATGATCCGCCGAAGCACATATCCCCGGCCTTCGTTTGACGGAAGTACACCGTCGGCAATCAGAAACGAAGAAGATCGCAAGTGATCTGCTATTACCCTATGGGACACGGCAAATTCACCATCTGCTGAAACGTTTGAGACATCGGCAGAGGCTTCAATGATATGACGCATCAGGTCGATGTCGTAGTTGTCATGCTTACCCTGCAGAACAGCCGCAATCCGCTCAAGCCCCATACCTGTATCAATGGAAGGCCGAGGGAGGTTTATTCGATCACCGCCTGCCTGCTGTTCAAATTGCATGAAAACGAGGTTCCAAATCTCAATAAACCGATCTCCATCCTCATCCGGTGAGCCGGGAGGGCCACCTGGGATGTCTTCACCGTGATCATAAAAGATTTCAGAACAGGGACCACAAGGCCCTGTGTCCCCCATTGACCAAAAGTTATCAGAAGTCGCAATTCGGATAATCCGATCATCCGTCAAACCAGCAACCTTTTTCCAGATATCAACGGCTTGATCATCATCATGATAAACAGTGACCAGTAGCTTGTCCTTGTTCAGGCCAAACTCCTTAGTCAGCAAATTCCAGGCAAGCTCAATTGCTCTATCCTTGAAATAGTCGCCGAAAGAGAAGTTCCCCAACATTTCAAAGAATGTGTGATGGCGTGCTGTATACCCTACATTTTCCAGGTCGTTGTGTTTGCCTCCGGCGCGAACGCATTTTTGGGTCGTAACGGCTCGGTCGTAAGGACGTTTTTCCTGTCCAGTGAAGACATTCTTGAACTGAACCATACCCGCATTCGTAAACAGCAAAGTTGGATCATTTCGGGGGACCAAGGGCGAACTCTCGACTATCTCATGGTCGTTCTGACCGAAATAATTAAGGAACCCGGATCGAATTTCTTTTGCTGTTGTCATTTTTCACACTCTCCATCGCCAATCTTCTGGCAAGGGCTACTTTAAGCTCAGTCAAACTGTTGTCCAGCCTCGCCTTTTACAGTGCTGGCCGATCTATGTCCAGCACCATACCTGCATGTAAGTACGGCTAATACTGGATCAAACGACGTTTTCCTGTTAAGGAAGGAAAATCAATCAATAATAATCAAGAATAGAGCGGTTCAAAGACCGGAAATCAACATATCGGAAATTCAAGTGACAGTAATTGATAAAGAGCCGCTTTCGGCCATTGAAGAAATCCAATCGCGGTTCGAAAAGTCCGGCTACATTTGCGACCGGCATATTGCAACATCCATCTACCTGTCTCAAAAGCTGGACAAGCCAATTTTGGTTGAAGGTCCTCCAGGTGTAGGCAAAACCGAACTTGCAAAAGCAACCGCTGATCTGATGGATGCAGACTTAATCCGGCTTCAGTGCTACGAGGGTCTGGATGAAAGCAAAGCCCTCTACGAATGGAAATATGGCAAGCAGCTACTCTACACCCAGATACTGAAGGAAAAACTGGGCGATTTGCTTGAGGACGCCGTCGGTTTGGAAGCCTCTATGGATAAACTCCATACTTTTGGTGATCATTTCTTTTCCGAGAAGTTCTTGGAAACCAGGCCGCTCCTCAAAGCTCTTCAATCTGAAAAGCAGTGCGTTTTGTTAATTGATGAAATTGATAAGTCCGAT
This genomic stretch from Sneathiella limimaris harbors:
- a CDS encoding TetR/AcrR family transcriptional regulator, giving the protein MTDALEGKPATDRASKRKAEKRGRLLAAARKLFIQRGYHETRPQDIAKAADVAHGTFYSHFHDKREIFLAFASEAQEDLHEFVTARIPQVDSFEEYIHFSLNAIQEFAEQNPGLLRSALVDTKVFDPTDSTSKFVRSKFASGFIKILMRAKTQDELYDDVDPELMGHAMMGLIQSSAPQAYRMGKSREEFVELLANFLIRAMVKNPKKA
- the htpX gene encoding zinc metalloprotease HtpX, with protein sequence MNFFKTGILIAGITALFLGVGFAVGGEGGMLIALVIAIAMNGFAYWNSDKMVLRMYGAREVSEADAPEFVGLVRQLAMRAELPMPRVYIMENPQPNAFATGRNPENAAVAATTGLLNMMSREELAGVMAHELAHVRNRDTLIMTVTATIAGAISMLANFALFFGGNRNNNLGIIGTLAMVILAPIAAMLVQMAISRTREYSADKAGGEICGNPEWLASALVKLQNGASRIENVTAEQNPASASLFIINPLHGKGADNLFSTHPSTENRVARLMELAKSFRRGARKSTQKPASGRTSVPSSNPSGGKGQGPHTPWSN
- the alaS gene encoding alanine--tRNA ligase — protein: MTTAKEIRSGFLNYFGQNDHEIVESSPLVPRNDPTLLFTNAGMVQFKNVFTGQEKRPYDRAVTTQKCVRAGGKHNDLENVGYTARHHTFFEMLGNFSFGDYFKDRAIELAWNLLTKEFGLNKDKLLVTVYHDDDQAVDIWKKVAGLTDDRIIRIATSDNFWSMGDTGPCGPCSEIFYDHGEDIPGGPPGSPDEDGDRFIEIWNLVFMQFEQQAGGDRINLPRPSIDTGMGLERIAAVLQGKHDNYDIDLMRHIIEASADVSNVSADGEFAVSHRVIADHLRSSSFLIADGVLPSNEGRGYVLRRIMRRAMRHAHLLGAKDPMIWKLVPTLVDEMGAAFQELERAQSLITETLKTEETRFKETLGRGLKLLEDATDKLGSSEALSGDVAFKLYDTYGFPLDLTKDILRGQGRELDEAGFDAAMTKQKEAARAAWSGSGDAATDKLWFDLSDKLSATEFLGYQTESAEGQVQALIVDGKEVPSVTEGDDVMVILNQTAFYAESGGQEGDCGDLVNDSGFKIDITDTQKKENLFVHIGKVLSGTVKVGDVVDTQVKKDRRARLKAHHSATHLLHEALRQHLGDHVTQKGSLVAEDKLRFDIAHPKPVTFEELRLVEKDVNDRIRLNADVEVHLTTPEEAIKAGAMALFGEKYGDEVRVVSMGGPEPSKGKGKNYSTELCGGTHVNRTGDIGFFKIVSEGGLAAGVRRIEAVAGAAALDYVNEREQLLTEAAGALKSSPQELTARVSGLLEERKKLEKELKETRKKLATGGAGAVEQPTETVGGNTFVARVLEGVPPKDLKPMADEIKAQIKSGVIVLIAANDGKASIVVGVTDDLTGQVSAVDLVRVGSEALGGKGGGGRPDMAQAGGPDASKGNEAVEAIKAKLSS
- a CDS encoding AAA family ATPase gives rise to the protein MTVIDKEPLSAIEEIQSRFEKSGYICDRHIATSIYLSQKLDKPILVEGPPGVGKTELAKATADLMDADLIRLQCYEGLDESKALYEWKYGKQLLYTQILKEKLGDLLEDAVGLEASMDKLHTFGDHFFSEKFLETRPLLKALQSEKQCVLLIDEIDKSDHEFEAYLLEILSDYQITVPEIGTIKARTKPIVFLTSNNSREMGDALKRRCLHLYIPFPDAERERQIIKARVPEIDESLRNQLVEFVQQLRTQDLKKLPAVSETIDWARTLMLLHAENLDTELVRNTLNMLLKFEDDIDSMDPEVPKMVAAARKVNR